From the genome of Rhodothermales bacterium:
TGATCATCCCCCAATATCCAACAGACTCACGTCGCGGCGGGCGGGGTCGGCGGTAGGGCCGGCTCTGGACGGATGCGGGCGTCGTAGTCGAGGCCTGGATAGAGGCAGTTCAACCGCTCAATGCGTACGAGTAGATGCGGCACGCAGACCCATTCGAGGGACAGGAAGATCGCGTCTTTACGGACGGCGAGCTGGGCGGTGTCCCGGCTGGCGCAATCGATGCACGTTTTCATGGTAACCCCGGCTAATCGATGGAATCGCCCGGGATGATGTAGCGCCTCTGGGGTGATGGCCTGAGGAACTGGTTCTAAAGATACCTGCCCTAGAGATACAATGCGAGTCCGAATTTTGCAGCGGCGTTTCGGAACGCGCTGGCTTCCGCGTTGGCGACAGGGTCGCCCTGGGCAGCGTCCATTGGCTCGCTCCCGGTGGCTTCGCGCGAAAATTTGCCCTCCTCGGCGTGGATCGTGAGGCGATAGCTGACATGGACGCGGTTCGCGGCGGCGTAAATCGTAGTGACGGCGCCTTCCCAGCCCGGTGCGAACTGGTCCAGAATGGCGATGGTATCGTTCAGGTTGAGGTATTTGACGCGCCGGCCTCCGACCTGCCGGCTTTGAATGACGTGCGCGGGGATCGGTTTACGGAGGTCGTTCAGGATCTGGGATAGCGGCCGGCCATAGGGCTCGTCATGGTCGCGAATCTGGAGTTCCATGCAGGATGTCTTCGTCGTTTGGGGGTGATACCGGAAGATGAACAGCCGGATCGAATGGATGATTCTACTGGATGATTCTACAGGCGCCGCGCCGCCCGCGTCAGCGGATAATCGTGGCCAGCCGGTTGACGACGCGTTCGCCGTCGGGAAGGGACGCGTGTAGCCGGAAGACATACGTTCCCGCGGGCAAATGGGCTCCGGAAAAAGCGATCTCTCGCGCGCGGCCGCCCGATAGGAGGGTCGCGGGCGAGGCGTGAATCTGCCGGCCCAGCATGTCGATCACTTCCAACCGTACCAGCGCCGCCGTCGGGAGATCGAACTGGAGCGTCGTCTGGGATGCAAAAGGATTCGGGAAGTTGCCGTAGACCAGAAATGCGTCGGGCAAGATAGATGGATCCTCGGATGCGGTGCCGCCCGCATTACTGAGTGAGCCATTGGCAAGGTCTGACGCCGGCGACCCTTCGTTAAACACGAACCGCTCAAAACGAAGATCGGTCGTCCCCGTCCCTACGAACCGGGCATGGAGCGTGAGCAACGTGCCGCCACCACTGAGAAATCCCGCGCCGGCGCCGGCTATGACCACACGGTCGGCCGTGCTGAAATTCGTAGTCAGAAACATCGTTTCGGCGAGGAAGCCGGCCGTTGTGACGCTGTCCACGCGAACGATCGTGGAGTCGAACGATACGATCAGATTAATCGCCACTACGTTGAGGTCGGTCGTGTCGCCCACACGTACGGGAATGTCTATTTCAGGCGCTGTGGTCACCGTGTCGGGCAGCGATACGGCAATCGACTGCGCCGACGTGGACCCCGGGGCAAGCCACAAGATGCCTGGCAGGGCAATGAGCAAAACGAGTATACGAGACGTCATGTGTTCAGAGCCAGATCACGAGCTCGGAAGCGACAGCGGGGGCCAGCGCGTCCGGATCGGACGATTAGTAACGTGTGTGTCAACGATCTGAAGGTGGTGCGAAAGTGAGACCGCGTCAGAGCGGGGACAACGGGCTCAGGACTAAGTCGTCGCAACCGATCGGGTTCCTGGAAATCTACCACGAACCCCGGCAATGATCGTTCCGCGCCATATAGTTAGGGGTTGTCTTTTAACCGGCGAAACGCTGTATCTTGGCCGGAGCGTCACCTTTCCCATCTATCCCCCCATACCGATGGCTGCCTCCACCCGCTTCTGTTTTACATGGCATGCCGGCAGGGTCCGGTACCTGTTCATAGCTGTCTTTCCAGTGGTCTGCCTGGCCGCCTGCTCCCCCACCGAAGCGCCGATGAACGCCCGCACCGATCCCGAATTCAACTACCGCCGCACCCTTCCACCGCTGCTACAGACCGAATCCGGGAGCCCCGTTCAGAGCCCGGAATCGTGGCGGGAAGTTCGCCGGCCGGAATTGGTGCGCCTTGTTCTCGAGCATGAATACGGCATCATGCCGCCCCCGCCGGCCGAAATCGGCGTAGAGGTGCTTCAGGAGGATCCCGCGTACCTGGACGGCGAGGCCGTCAAGAAACTCGTCCGCCTCACAGTAGGCCCGCCCGGGACGCCGACCATCGACGTGCTACTCATCGCCCCGTCCGGCGTGCAGGGCGCCTCTCCCGTCATCCTGGCCCTTAATTTCATGGGTAACCACGCCACCATCGACGATCCGACGATTCCCTTGACGCCCCACTGGTTGCCCGATCGCGGCGAAGGGGTGGTGGATAACCGCGCCACGGAGGCGGCACGGGGCACGGTGGCGGACCGATGGCCATTCCGGGAAATCATAACACGCGGGTATGCGGTGGCAACGTTTTATCACGGCGACGTCGATCCGGATCGCGACGATTTTACGGACGGCATCCACCCGCATCTGCCCGTAGCCGGCAGCGTGGAGCGAACCGATACCTCCTGGGGCACCCTGGCGGCATGGGCCTGGGGGATGCAGCGGGGAGTCGACTATCTCCTGCAGGAGCCCCTGGTCGACCCTGCGCGAATCGCCGTCATGGGGCATTCCCGGAATGGGAAGGCAACGCTCCTCGCGGCGGCGACTGACGAACGCATTGCCCTGGCCATCTCCAATCAATCGGGCTGTGGCGGCGCGGCGATCAGCCGCCGGCGGGTGGGCGAAACGGTCGAAGCGATAAACACAGCGTTCCCGCACTGGTTCAACCGCCGGTTTCGTACCTACAACGGCAACGAAGACGCGATGCCCATCGATCAGCACAGCCTCCTGGCCCTCATCGCCCCGCGTCCGCTGCTGGTGATGAGCGCCGAAGCAGATACGTGGGCGGATCCGCTCGGCGAGTTTCTGTCGCTCGTCGAAGTGGATCCCGTGTATCGATTGTTACGCGGCGACAGCCTCGCTTCGCGCGATATGCCGCCAGTGAACACGCTCATGCGCGGAGCGCTTGGCTACCATATTCGGCCCGGCGAGCATGGCGTGGGCGTCGCGGACTGGATGGTGTTCATCGACTTTGCGAATGACCACTTCGAAGGGCGTTAGCGGCGCAACGTCACAAGGCGCGCCGTAGTGAAATCCTCACCATCGACCCGGATCAGGTAGACGCCGTCTGCGAAGCCGGCGGCGTCGAGGGTGAGGTAACGCACAGCGCCGGCGTCGAGTGATTCGTCCAGCAACACCGCGAGTTGTCTTCCGAGCAGGTCGTACATGGCCACTCGGACGCGTTCCGATCCCCGGACGCCCACCGCGAGTTCGGCCCGGCCGGAGAACGGATTCGGGTACGGGGAGATCACCAGGAAGCGCTGATCGGGGCCGATGAGGATATCGATGGGGTCACTCACCGTTTCCGTCCCATCCAGGTTGCGCTGGCGAAGTCGGAACGTGCCCACGCCCTGCGATTCGGGGATGAAGCGGAATTCGTAGGGCTGTCCGGAGGTGGTGATCGTCGTCGCATTGACGTTGCCGATTGGGACGAAGGATTCCGCCGTCCGCTGCTCGACGGTATACCGGATGCCCGGGAGGCTGGAAGAGGCCTCCCAGGAAAGAACAATTTCCAGACCCGAGAGGCGCCCGGAGAAGGACACGAGACGGATGGCGGCGGGGGCGCTGCACGCGGTGACGAGCGGCAGGCCGCAGACGGGCTCGACGCCCAAAGCGCGATACGGCTCGGTATTCGGGACACACAGTCCTGGCGTATTGTCGGTCAGTGCGCAGGTAAGGCCGGCGGCGGCCCGCTCGGCCAGCGCCAACGGCACAGGTCCGCTGAGGTTATTGCCCGAAAGGTCCAGATCGGTCAGCGCCGGCAGGGCGGCCAAGGGCACGGGCAGGCGGCCGGCCAGGTTGTTGGCCGGCAACGTCAACCGCACGATCAATTGGTCCTGACATCCGACGCCAAACCACTGGCAGGCGGACGACGTTTCGAACCAGCCGTCCCGATTCGTCCACTCCGGTCCCCCAGTCTCGTAAAATACCTTCTCGAGGGCGGCGCACTCCTCGCCCGAAATATCCGTGAGGGCCCTGCAGTACGAACAGTCTGCTCGGGGCCCGAGGTTGCATACGCCCTGAGTGCCGTACAGCGGCGTATCCGGGTGACACAGGCCACCCGTGTTGTTCTCAAGTTCACAGACGTTCAACCGGGCAAGACGGGTCGCAGCGCTCGGAGAGATGGCGCCGACAAAGGCGTTGTTGTAGGCCTTGAGGAATCGCAGACTATCGTGTTCGACGAGCGACTGCGGCAGGCGCCCCGTGAACCGGTTGTTCTGGAGCTGAACGCTTTGGAGGCCGGCCAGGCTATCCCAGACCTCTGGTAAGGAGCCGACAAACTGGTTCGATGAGAGGTCAATGTGACGGAGGCGATTGAGACGGGCCAGATCGGGAAGGATGGTGCCTTCGAGATTGTTTTCGCTCAGGTCGATCTCCTCCAGGGCTTCCATGCCGTACAGCCGGGCGAACACCGGCCCATCGAGCTGATTCTCATCCATCTTGAGGATGCGTAGCTTTTTCAGATTGCCATACTCGACCGGGATATTGCCGCTGATATTGTTTCGGCTGAGATCCAATACCTCCAGTTGTTCGAGCGACCCGAGGGCCGAGGGCAGGTTGCCCTCGATGCGGTTAAAGTAGCCGCCGCCGACCGTGTTGTTAAGGATGAGCGTACGCAGTTCCGGGAGCAGCGCGATGGATTCCGGGATAGAGCCGCTCAGATCGTTGTCGTGCAGGATGATCTCGGTGATGTTGCGCGGCCACTCTTTTACACTGCAATCGACACCCTGCCATTCACACACGTTGCCGGCGAGCAGCCAGCCGGTGTTGGTCACCCAGGTGGTGCCGTTTAGACTGAAAAATAAATCAAACATCGCCTGGCACTCCGATACCGGCACCTGCGTCACGAGCATGCAATCGACTGGACGCTGGGCGCTGGCATCCTGGCTTTCGCCAACCGATACCGTGAACAGGGTGGCGAGGAGGGCCGTTCTGAGAGAAACCGTCATCCGCGGTAACAATGGCCTGGTTCAGAGGGGAGATGGATACGAAGCGGGCCCCGTTTCGTTCGGAAGCCCCATGTAGAACACCCCACCGCCGGGCCGTGACCAGCGCCGAGATTATGGGGTGGGTTGCAGGAAGGCTTCCGGCTTCAGGTTAGGCTTGAATTTGTCGCCGAAGCCCGAATTGTTGGGTTCGTAGATGCCTTCAATGCGGACATCCGCGCCTTCGGGGGTGATAAGATCCTCCCGACCTATGGCCCAGAGGATGCCTTGAACGGCCAGCCGGCGCATGGACTCCTCCTTGAAGTCGTACGGATGGCCGAGTGTGGTGAAGAACACCCGCGCGGTATGGCCGGCGGTTCCGGTGTAGGTCTTGGTCCAGGCGACGGGATTGGTCAGGGGAAACTCGTCGAGCCGGTTGTTCTCCTGGTGCCCGGAGCGGAGGGCCGTGCCGACGAGCAACGGCCGGCTGTCGCCCGAGAGTTCGTACGCCCCGCCATCCACATGGTACAACCAGGAATGGGCCTCGAACGGCGTCACGCCGCGGAGGATCGGGTGCCCCGTTTTCCAGGGGATGAGTTGGACGTCCGTGAGCGGCTTGTTGCCGTCGTCGAAGTGACCGTGGTGCGTGATCCACTTCTGGCCGAAGACGTTGGCCGGCCAGGTCTCGTTAAACGCGGCGCGGGTCGGATCGTCCTTGTAGAGGAAGGCATGGGTGGAGGTGCGGAAGCCGGCGACTGGTTTGCCGGACTCCACGAAATCCACGATGCGTTTTAACTGGTCGTCCGGCAGTGCCCTGAATCGGGTGAAGACGACCATCATATCCGCCGTTTCGAGCGCCTCGAGACCCTGGATGTTGTCCAGCACATTCGGGTCGACCACACCGTCGGCATTCAATGCGAAGCAGACCGTGGTTTTGAAGCCGTAATTACGCTCCAGCATGCGCGCAAGCATGGGCATCGACTCTTCGGAGCGATACTCTTCGTCGCCCGTGACAAAGACGATGTGCGGGGCTGCCGGCAGAGGCGCCGGGGCCGGCTCTGCCCGGAAGTCCATCATCAGGAGCAGGACGGTCAGTACGGGAATGGCGATGGGGAGGATCAGGCGCATGGAGATGTACAGTCGATGGGTGTCGCATACGGCAAGTCATAAGAATACGAATGCCCGGGCATCAATTCTTGTTGCGCGTGTTACGCAGCCTATGTTTTTTCTTCGTAGGTTAAAACTACCTGGGGCGCAGCAACCCGCATGCGCGCCGATGTCTGGGAGCAACAGGGAAATAGCCATTGACAGGGAAATAACATTTGATGGTGGAGATGATCCAGCGGTATTTATCCAGGCTCATGTATGGCGTCGTGCTGGGAAGCCTATGTCTAACGCTAGGCTGTTCGGGCGGCCTCGGCCTGAACACGAGGTCGGTGATATCACGGCCTCAAAACTGGCAACTCGTCTTGACGCGGCTGCGCGTCGTCGATGCTCAGGAGGATCGTTCGTTTCTGGGCGTTCCCCTGAGCAACGGCGACGAGCCCTATATCGTGATTTTTAGTTACAGAAGCCGCTTCGGTCGTTCAGGCACGACGGAGGTTACCGTCAATCGATACGAGAATAGCGACTGGAGCGGTGGGCTCCGCGCTGCGCAGACAGCCACAATTCCAGGTGACATGGGGATCATGCGGTTTGACGGTGTGGAGAGCGACGAAGTGATTGGCTTTGTCGCGATCGCCTTCGAGTCGGACCGCTCTCCCTGGGCTGTGATGCGCAACCGGGTGAAGGAAGTGACCGAGTACGTGAGAACCAATGTGGCCCGAAGCGTCGAGGAACGTCGTACGCCCAGCTTCGAAACATCCAACTTTATAGACGAATTACACCTTGCGCTCCACGATGCGGTCGTCCCCCTCCGCCAACCCCTGGTGACGGGTAAGGCGATTGAAAACGTAGTGTTTTCCGCCGGCGACACCGATGAGATGATAGGAGTAAACTCCGCCATCTTCATGCGCTCAGCCCCAACAGAGGCCTACAGTCTTCCCCACTATCGCAATGGTTTCCTCTCGGATCAGCTGTCGAACACCACATTCGACCTTGAGGGCCGAGCGCTGATCTTTGAGAGTACCGAGATGGAAGCCAGGTACGATGTGGAATTACAGGTGGGCCAGTTCTGATTCTTATTACCCATGAACAAGACACCCGCGACGTCTATGACACGATTCTCCATGCCTTCGCGAATGGTATCGCTGGTTTTGATCGCGATTACCCTCGGCCTGCCGTCGGCGGCCTCGGCTCAGATGGTGCAGTACACCACGGAAACGACCTTCAAGATCGACGCTTTTGGCGCGATCGGCCGGATGTTCGGTCGCAAACCCATGACGAGTACGACCTATGTCACCCGCGAACAGATGGCGACCGTCACGGGCGACGCCGGCTCCATCATCAGCCTGCCCGATCGGATGTTGACATCCGTCGATTTTAAGCGGCGCACCTATACTGAGATGACATTCGACCAGATGGTGGCGATGGCGGAGCAGGTGGCGACGGACATAGAGGCAGATGCACAGGAAGCGCGGGAGGAGTCGCCAGCCGGGGCGGACTCGGTAAAGGTGACATACGATTTCGACGTGTCCGTGGACGACCTCGGCGAATCGGAAACGATCAGCGGATTTTCTACCGATAGGATGCTCATCACGATCGAGCTGCAGTATACCGCCGAGGGCACCGACGAGTCGGGCCAGACCGAGACGGCCAGCGGCCGGTTCTTCGCCGTCACCGATGCCTGGGTGGGGGAGGGCGTGCAGGGCAACGCCATCGTGAAGGACTTTACACGCGCCTACGCGGAAGCGTTCGCGATGGCCATCGACCAGTCCAGCAGCCCGATCGCCTCACTCGGCCAGGTCCTCCAGCAGGACCAGCGGATCGGTCCGGCGTTCGAACGGATGGCGGAGGAGATGAAAAAGCTCGACGGCACCCCGCTACGCAGTACGACCTATATCGTCACGGTCCCCGAGACGATGGAGCTCGATGTCGACCAACTGCTGGGCCGCAAGCAGGCCGAGAAGAAGCGCGGCGGTGCGCTAGGTGGCATCGCCCGCTCGGCCCTCCGTTCCCGCGGGATTCCGGTTGGCGGCGAGGCGCCGAATGACGCGCCGCCCGCGGAGCAGCAGACGCTCCTTACGATGACCGAGGTCTATACCTCCATCGAAGAGGTAGCCATCGATCCCTCCCGATTTCAGGTCCCGTCCGGCTTCACGAAAGAGGCCCCGCCAACGATGGGAGCGCAGAATAATTAGAGGCGTGAGACGCTCCACAGGAGCGTCTCTACAGGAGCGTCTCTACAGCCCATCACGGCATCAATTAAACGAATCACAGGCGTCCGTATTCCCGCTCCGGAAGCCTTTCTGAAACCATTCCATGCGTTGCGCGGAGGAGCCGTGGGTGAAGGATTCGGGTTGTACGCGTTGGCCGGCCATGCGCTGAAGCCGGTCGTCGCCGACGGCCGAGGCCGCCGCAAGGCCTTCTTCGATATCTCCTTCCTCCAAAATATTCCACTGACGCTGCGCATGGTACGCCCAGATCCCCGCATAACAGTCAGCTTGTAGCTCCATGGCCACTGAAAGCGCATTCGCCTCCGCACGGTCGGCGCGGCTCTGCAGCTGAC
Proteins encoded in this window:
- a CDS encoding ThuA domain-containing protein — its product is MRLILPIAIPVLTVLLLMMDFRAEPAPAPLPAAPHIVFVTGDEEYRSEESMPMLARMLERNYGFKTTVCFALNADGVVDPNVLDNIQGLEALETADMMVVFTRFRALPDDQLKRIVDFVESGKPVAGFRTSTHAFLYKDDPTRAAFNETWPANVFGQKWITHHGHFDDGNKPLTDVQLIPWKTGHPILRGVTPFEAHSWLYHVDGGAYELSGDSRPLLVGTALRSGHQENNRLDEFPLTNPVAWTKTYTGTAGHTARVFFTTLGHPYDFKEESMRRLAVQGILWAIGREDLITPEGADVRIEGIYEPNNSGFGDKFKPNLKPEAFLQPTP